The nucleotide window TTCAAAACTCCTGCAAGAACGTTATTTGGTGTCCTACTATTTTCGGGTTTGCTGTCAAATTTGGTCACGAATGATGGGATTTCAGCGAGCTGGACTCCTGTAATACTCGAAAGCAGCAAAAAGCTCGGATTGGATGAAAGACCTTTCCTATACGCCTTAGCTTTTGGGGTTACCATAGGAAGCGTGATGTTGCCTACCGGGAATCCCCAAAATTTGCTAATAGCCTTAGACGCCAATCTACGAAATCCTTTCCTTCTCTTCATTCGAGTCCTCGCAATACCCACTCTTATCAATCTCCTGGTGTCATTTCCGATCATACTTTTCATGTTTAGTGGGAAACTAAAGGGAGGTGACCCTGCACCCAAGGAAAGGGAGTCGCTAGAGGATCCAAGACTTGCCTATCTGGCTCTGGGGCTACTTACGGTGACGGTAGTGTTATTCTTCCTCTTGAGTTTTCTAGGAGAGGATATCCTGTTAGGCTCGCTGGCAACGTCTGCCCTGCTTCTTCTTATTACTAGTAAGAGGAGGGAAGTGTTGAGGAGAGTAGATTGGAGTACAATTCTTTTCTTTATAGGCCTCTTCATATTCACCGAGGGTTTAATTAAGGGAGGTATACTCAACCTGATTACGCAGTTCTTACCTTCACCCTCTTCCATATTGGCGATTATGTTAGTTAGCCTTATTCTTAGCCAGTTTCTTAGTAATGTTCCTCTCGTAGCTATTTACATACCCATAATGACAACAATGGGATCTGTAACGCCCACAGATTGGCTAGCTCTTGCGGCAGGAAGCACAATAGCAGGAAACTTTACTTTAATAGGTGCAGCGAGCAACGTGATCATCTCGGAGTCATCGGAAAGTAGAGGGGGAAAAGGATTTGGATTTATAGAGTTTATAAAATATTCTCTTCCAGTACTAATTGTAAATTTCTTGGTCTTATATCTATTTCTTAGGCTGTAAAGCTCTAGATACTGCTAGAAGCTGCATTTCGTTGGTGCCCTCTGCAATCTCCATTATTTTAGAGTCCCTGTATAGCCTCTCTACCTTAGACCCTCTATTAAGCCCGTGACCGCCAAATATATGTAGTGCTGTTCTACTTACCTCTGCAGCAGTTACTGCTGCCATGTATTTAGCCATACTGGCCTCAGTTAAGGCCTCTTGACCCTTGTCCAACATGTAAGCTGCCCTCAAAGTCATTAATCTTGAAGCCTCGACCTTGACTAGTGCGTCAGCTAGATTGAAGGATATCCATTCCTGTTCTAGGAGAGATTTACCAAACTGCTTTCTGCTAGCAGCCCTATTCACTGCGTCTTCAAGTGCTCCCCTTGCAATACCTACTGCTATACCTGCGTAACCATTCCTGCTAACCATGAGAGCCCTAATGGCACCTCTGAAAGCGTCCCCCTCTTTTCCTATTATGGAGTCCTTTGGGATTCTGGCGTTATTGAACTTCACATACGAAACCCCTGCTCCTCTTATCCCCATAAGATCCAACTTGTGGATCTCAACTCCAGGCGTCTTGCTATCAATTAGTAGCATCGATATTCCTTGCCTATCCCCTGGATTACCACTGGTTCTAGCTAGCACAACCATCTTGGTTGAGAACGACCCGGCGCTTGTGAAAATCTTTTCTCCGTTGAGGACCATTTCGTTACCCTCCAACTTAGCGTTGGTTTGAAGGGCTCCTAGATCCGATCCCGCTCCAGGCTCCGTTAAGGCGACGGCGTAGATTTCCTTACCCTTTACACCGGCCTCAATCCAGCTCTGGGCTGAATCTCCTCCTACTGAGACAAGTAATTGTAACGCGTTGAGTTGAGTGTGAAGGCTGTGAGAGGCCCCACCACTTTCAGTTCCCAACTCCTCCGTAGCTATGGCGAAGGCTACTTCCCCTAATTCTAGGCCTCCATACTTTGATGGGATCTTCATCCCTAGAAGTCCCATCTCTCCAAAGTCCTTTACTATCTTTTCCCCGCCCTCGTTTTTGTCATCCATGAACTTGGCGTAATCCTTTACCACTTTCTGAACGTAATCCCTGACCTTCTCCTTATATTCGACTTGCTCCTTTGATAGTTCAAACATAGCTTATCGGCAAGTGTAAGATATAAATGATATTAAACTTTACCTTATTTCAGGTCCAGGTTCGTGTTAAAATTATTGACATGGATGAAAATTCCCTTGGACACTGAACTGATCAGTTGGTTAAAAGAAGGCTGATAAGGGTGCCCTGTATCAATTACAATCAAACTGGATATTTTACCTATTTTAAGGGCCAGCTCTGATAACTCTGCCCTTAAATTCCCCCTAAGTGGGACATTAGCCTTTCCGTCCGAGATCAGGAAAACGATTGGAATCAAGAAATTCCTTGAACCCCTTTCTCTGTTTATAATAGACGTTGCTAAGGCTAAGGCACTTGACAGGGGGGTCTTCCCCTTAGGGGCTATATTATCAATTTGGCTATTTATCTTAGCAAAATTACGAGTGAACGGAACGACATATTTTGCATGTCTATCTGAAAAAACAATTAAGCCGACCTTGCTCCTAACCTGATATGCTCTCTTCAGTAACCCTTTCACGATGCCTTTGGCTACTCCGATTCTTTTTGAGAAATCCATAGATTTACTTGCATCCAATAGGATCAAGATTGGTAACGACCCCTTTGTCCAAGCGCTCTTCAGTGCTAGGTCTTCCACATCCAACCGTCTATTTCCATGAATGCACATATTTACAAGTGAACTATAGAGGTCAAGCTGCTTGCCCTTTCCTTCCAATCTGCCAAAGATTGTTTCAAATAGCCCTATTCTTCCATACCCCATTCCTGGCTTGTTGTATTTGGGCAAGTCCACTTCCATAGGTTCAACATTATAACTCTTGGAATTTCTTCCCTGAAGGGTGTTATCCTGAGGTCCTGGTTGACTTTTTCCTGATTCTTGGTCATTATTATTCTCTTGACGATTACTATCTCCAGTCTGTGGGGTAGTGGCATTGAATATCTGGCTTGGGTCGCTTACCCTGTGTCGAAGAGCTAGATCTAAAGCCTCTTTAATGTCGTCTTGATTTACTTTAGTTCTTCCATCCAGGGCTGCGAGGGTCTTGGCGACCTTTACAGCAGAGATCATAGCTCTCGTACTAACAGATAGGGACAGAATAGTAGACGCAAGGAAATTCATTAAGCCATCGTCAATCTCCACGTGTGGTAGAAGCTTGGCTGCCCTTTCTATGGTTTCCCTGAGCCTGATCTCTGGGCCATCATATTCTCTGATAAACTTGTCTGGATCCATTTCAAACTGCTCAACCTTCTTAACTATCTCCACAAGCTCGTGAGAATCCTTAGGATACTCTGCGTCCACAGAAATGGCAAATCTATCCAAAAGTTGCGGGCGGAGTTCTCCCTCCTCTGGATTCATTGTACCTATTAAAATGAAATCTGAAGGGTGAGTTACAGATATTCCCTCTCTTTCCACCACATTGACCTTAGAGGACGCCGAGTCCAGAATAGCGTTTACTATCTCATCGGGAAGTAGGTTAACTTCATCTATGTAAAGAATGCCCCGATTGGCCTCAGCTAGTATTCCAGGTTCAAGAGCTCTATCTCCCTCTTTTAGAACTTTCTTTATATCTAGAGAACCGACAACTCGATCTAGGGTTGCACTTACTGGTAATTCTACAATTCTCTTTTTTCTTTTTAAAGTAGGTAAAACTTCCCCTGAGTCCACACGTGCCTTGCATGAGGAGCACATCTTAGACCTATCGTGTGGGTCACATGAGAACGGACAATCAGCAACGACTTCGATTTCGGACAACAGGTTAGCCAAAGCTCTCACTGCTGTCGATTTAGCCACTCCCTTAGGTCCTCTTATTAAGACTCCGTTCACTGTGGGGTTCGCCGCAACTATGAGGAGTGCTTTCTTAAACTTCTCTTGCCCTACAATTGCGCTAAACGGCATCACTTTTCTCTGGGTCATTCTAGCTCCCCCTCTATCTCTGAATAGCTCTCCATCAATTTCTCCTCTATCTCCTTTGGAGGATTCCAGATCCCTCGCTTCCGTGCCTCTATTAACCTCCTTATTATCTCCTCTAAGGCATAAGGATTGGTCTCAGAGAACCATCTCTTCATATCGTTGTTGAGGACTATCTTAGTAGCTACATTATTGAAAATGCTATCGTTTACGAGCCTGGTAGTGGCAGCCCAACCATAGAGGTGTTCTACCTTTTTGAGTATCTCAGTAGCCCCTCTGTACCCGAATTTCATCTGTGAATGTAACCACGTATCGTTAAGTAACTTCCCTATGCTGACCCTTTCTATTTCCTCCCTAAACAGTCTCAGCTGTGGTTTTGATGGATTAGAAGTGTCCTCATACATTAGAGCAGGGTCTCTACCAATTTTTTTACACGCCAGATATAAACCGCCCACGTAGCTGTAGTTGCAACTATCGTCTAAAACATCTATTTCATCTATCTCTCTTTTATGGATGATGATGTCCAGTTTCTCAGCAGCTTTCCTAAGAGACTCAGGAGACCTTAGGCCAAACTTACCCTTCCCGTAAGCGTATCCTACCCAATCAATATATATTTCTCCCAGGTCAGCTTCTCTCTCCCAAGTACTGGCTTCAATTGCGTGACTCACTCCCGATCCGTAAGCCCCAGGCTTAGCGGAGAACACGTGATGTTCCAAGGAGTTGGAACGAACGTAGTTTAAGCTTTCGCTTTCGTTTAGTTTAGCAACTTGGTTAATTCCGTCATCCAGAAGTTCTACGATATTCATTAAATTGTCCCTGACTATACCGCTGACGTTAACTATGACATCTATTCTCGGTCTATGAAGTTCTTCAAGAGGGATAGGCTTAACCCCCAAGACCTTTTTAGTGACCGGATGCCAAACTGGAGTCACTCCAACAGTTCTCATGATCTGGGCCACAAGCTCCCCGTCCGATCTAAAGACGTCAGTGGACCAGAGAATGAATCCGATTGCCCTAGGGTATCTCCTGTTCTTCTTGTAATAGTTGTCTATCAGTTTCTCCGCCATGATGGAGCCTATCTGCCACGCTGATTGAGTAGGGATTTTCCAGAGATCAACGGAGTAAAAGTTTCTACCTGTAGGTAATACGTCATATCTCCCTCTCGTGATCGATCC belongs to Metallosphaera tengchongensis and includes:
- a CDS encoding acyl-CoA dehydrogenase family protein gives rise to the protein MFELSKEQVEYKEKVRDYVQKVVKDYAKFMDDKNEGGEKIVKDFGEMGLLGMKIPSKYGGLELGEVAFAIATEELGTESGGASHSLHTQLNALQLLVSVGGDSAQSWIEAGVKGKEIYAVALTEPGAGSDLGALQTNAKLEGNEMVLNGEKIFTSAGSFSTKMVVLARTSGNPGDRQGISMLLIDSKTPGVEIHKLDLMGIRGAGVSYVKFNNARIPKDSIIGKEGDAFRGAIRALMVSRNGYAGIAVGIARGALEDAVNRAASRKQFGKSLLEQEWISFNLADALVKVEASRLMTLRAAYMLDKGQEALTEASMAKYMAAVTAAEVSRTALHIFGGHGLNRGSKVERLYRDSKIMEIAEGTNEMQLLAVSRALQPKK
- a CDS encoding SLC13 family permease; its protein translation is MNLAAIVIALVTYGLIATRGISKIPPWASMFFGGVAMIVAGVITPSQGLSSINLDVILFLITLFTFASALEVSGFLRYLGFYIVNKFKTPARTLFGVLLFSGLLSNLVTNDGISASWTPVILESSKKLGLDERPFLYALAFGVTIGSVMLPTGNPQNLLIALDANLRNPFLLFIRVLAIPTLINLLVSFPIILFMFSGKLKGGDPAPKERESLEDPRLAYLALGLLTVTVVLFFLLSFLGEDILLGSLATSALLLLITSKRREVLRRVDWSTILFFIGLFIFTEGLIKGGILNLITQFLPSPSSILAIMLVSLILSQFLSNVPLVAIYIPIMTTMGSVTPTDWLALAAGSTIAGNFTLIGAASNVIISESSESRGGKGFGFIEFIKYSLPVLIVNFLVLYLFLRL
- a CDS encoding VWA domain-containing protein; protein product: MTQRKVMPFSAIVGQEKFKKALLIVAANPTVNGVLIRGPKGVAKSTAVRALANLLSEIEVVADCPFSCDPHDRSKMCSSCKARVDSGEVLPTLKRKKRIVELPVSATLDRVVGSLDIKKVLKEGDRALEPGILAEANRGILYIDEVNLLPDEIVNAILDSASSKVNVVEREGISVTHPSDFILIGTMNPEEGELRPQLLDRFAISVDAEYPKDSHELVEIVKKVEQFEMDPDKFIREYDGPEIRLRETIERAAKLLPHVEIDDGLMNFLASTILSLSVSTRAMISAVKVAKTLAALDGRTKVNQDDIKEALDLALRHRVSDPSQIFNATTPQTGDSNRQENNNDQESGKSQPGPQDNTLQGRNSKSYNVEPMEVDLPKYNKPGMGYGRIGLFETIFGRLEGKGKQLDLYSSLVNMCIHGNRRLDVEDLALKSAWTKGSLPILILLDASKSMDFSKRIGVAKGIVKGLLKRAYQVRSKVGLIVFSDRHAKYVVPFTRNFAKINSQIDNIAPKGKTPLSSALALATSIINRERGSRNFLIPIVFLISDGKANVPLRGNLRAELSELALKIGKISSLIVIDTGHPYQPSFNQLISSVSKGIFIHVNNFNTNLDLK